A genomic window from Caldicellulosiruptor kronotskyensis 2002 includes:
- a CDS encoding RCC1 domain-containing protein, which produces MAAGDSYILGLKKDGTVWCWGLNESIQFINGNNRDFSVPFQIRGLKDVVAIGAGKDYSLALKKDSTVWVWECKYNYYEQLRKGTDEYSPVPV; this is translated from the coding sequence ATTGCGGCAGGGGACAGTTATATCTTAGGGCTAAAAAAAGATGGAACAGTTTGGTGTTGGGGATTAAATGAAAGTATTCAATTCATAAATGGCAATAATAGAGATTTTTCTGTTCCTTTCCAAATCAGAGGTTTAAAAGATGTGGTTGCAATTGGCGCTGGCAAAGATTATTCTTTAGCGCTGAAGAAAGATAGCACCGTTTGGGTGTGGGAATGTAAATATAATTATTACGAACAATTGAGGAAAGGTACCGATGAATACTCCCCTGTTCCAGTCTAA